One Heptranchias perlo isolate sHepPer1 chromosome 2, sHepPer1.hap1, whole genome shotgun sequence DNA segment encodes these proteins:
- the LOC137337644 gene encoding tRNA selenocysteine 1-associated protein 1-like has protein sequence MCGRIQDRQTGGGGGGIMATLWMGDLEQYMDETFIKQAFSAMGEPTVNVKIISNRMTGTLAGYCFVELADQTSADRCLHKLNGKPLPGSNPPKKFKLNYATYGKKPDAGQEYSIFVGDLSSEVDDFHLYDYFVKKYPSCRGGKVVTDTSGNSRGFGFVRFSDEAEQKKALEECQNSKGLGGKPIRISIAVPKSAKTKPEYQPTATYNYTQYYQQYQQYYSQWGYDPYAGYSYGYPQYGTTETPAISSSLVSEMAQLSEFQQNSTITDETEEEPVEDPDPKLDIDEVNKQFMEQSEELYDSLMNCHWQPLDTITSEIPTAV, from the exons ATGTGCGGCCGCATTCAGGACAGACAGacgggcggcggcggcggcggcatcATGGCCACCCTGTGGATGGGCGAC CTGGAACAATACATGGATGAGACTTTTATCAAGCAAGCCTTTTCTGCTATGGGTGAGCCAACTGTTAATGTGAAAATCATTAGCAACAGAATGACTGG AACACTAGCAGGATATTGCTTTGTGGAGTTAGCCGACCAAACCAGTGCTGATCGTTGTCTCCACAAACTGAATGGGAAGCCTTTGCCAGGTTCAAATCCG CCCAAGAAATTCAAGTTAAATTATGCAACCTATGGGAAAAAACCAGATGCAGG CCAGGAATATTCCATATTTGTGGGAGATCTTTCTTCAGAAGTTGATGATTTTCATCTCTATGATTACTTTGTGAAAAAATATCCATCTTGTCGAGGTGGAAAAGTGGTGACAGACACATCTGGGAACTCAAG AGGTTTTGGGTTTGTCAGGTTTTCTGATGAAGCAGAACAGAAAAAGGCTTTGGAAGAATGTCAGAACAGCAAAGGATTAGGAGGAAAACCCATCCGAATTAGTATAGCAGTGCCAAAAAG TGCAAAAACAAAACCAGAATACCAACCAACTGCCACCTACAACTATACACAGTACTATCAGCAGTATCAGCAGTATTATTCTCAGTGGGGTTATGATCCCTATGCGGGCTACAGCTATGGGTACCCACAGTACGGCACCACCGAGACACCAGCAATATCCTCTTCACTAGTCTCAGAAATGGCTCAACTGTCTGAG tttcagcAGAATTCCACAATCACTGACGAAACGGAAGAGGAGCCTGTGGAAG ATCCAGATCCAAAGTTGGATATCGATGAAGTTAACAAACAATTCATGGAACAAAGTGAAGAACTGTATGACTCCTTAATGAATTGTCACTGGCAACCCCTGGATACAATCACATCAGAGATTCCCACTGCAGTATAA